In Parabacteroides timonensis, the genomic stretch AATTTCGAGATAAACGCCTTCGTCTACCAACCCTCTTTTGCCTTGCAGATGAAACGGGTATTTCAACATGACCTGCACAGTTGCGAACGACTGGTTCCTTCACGTTGGCTAAAACGCCCCGTCAAACAACGGCTGATAGAGTCGTTCATGCGATTGTTCTCACCGCTCCTCTAAGCCTTTTCCTCTTTGATGAAGATGCTGAAATTAACAGAACCGTATACCCGGCGCTGATTAAAATAAGGAAGCTCCGAGAAATCGTTGTCTCTTGGATGCTCCATGACAAAGATACCTCCGTCACGCAACAGATCCTTTTCGAATACCAGTACCGGTACTTCCGGCAACTCTTTCAGGGCGTAGGGAGGATCGGCAAAGATAAAGTCGAATCCTTGTTTCGGAGCCGAATGAAGATAGCGAAATACATCACCACGGATCAGGTGCAGCGAATCGGTCTTCAGTTCTTTTGCCACCTTCGCAATAAAAGAGGCATGTGCATTATTCTTCTCCACAGCCGTCACGCTTTTACACTCCCGCGACAACAGTTCGAACGAGATACTGCCCGTCCCGGCAAACAGATCGAGCGCATCGGCCCCTTCCAGGTCGGTCAGGTTGTTAATCACATTGAAAAGATTTTCTTTGGCAAAATCAGTTGTCGGCCGTGCACTGAAAGATGACGGTACATC encodes the following:
- the rsmD gene encoding 16S rRNA (guanine(966)-N(2))-methyltransferase RsmD produces the protein MRIISGIYGRRRFDVPSSFSARPTTDFAKENLFNVINNLTDLEGADALDLFAGTGSISFELLSRECKSVTAVEKNNAHASFIAKVAKELKTDSLHLIRGDVFRYLHSAPKQGFDFIFADPPYALKELPEVPVLVFEKDLLRDGGIFVMEHPRDNDFSELPYFNQRRVYGSVNFSIFIKEEKA